In one Diprion similis isolate iyDipSimi1 chromosome 6, iyDipSimi1.1, whole genome shotgun sequence genomic region, the following are encoded:
- the LOC124406471 gene encoding kelch-like protein 10, which produces MEVDQNASNSAPDNCNTNAQRLIAENGGRCMSTQAMQSLYDLRQNNLLCDAVLRLEDGGIFPIHRAILSACSTYFRALFTTTLHSREKTDVLLPGVNSHMMNLLLEYAYLRSLEVNRDNVCQLLVTADYLSILGVLDLCCDYLRQNLAPENCIGVMRFAREHFCKGLETDAHRYVMRHFVQVAQKSDEVLFLPISELRELVGADELNVKSEEAVWELVLRWINHDPDPRKGHIVELMKNIRLGLLDTQFFLENVKDHPYVTGNEACRPIIIETLKFLYDLEMITQKDGEVPTPEIARPRVPHEILFALGGWSGGSPTNFIETYDTRADRWVKVEEVDPTGPRAYHGTAVVGFNIYVIGGFDGMDYFNSCRCFNAVSKVWREVAPMNARRCYVSVAVLNDLVYAMGGYDGHHRQNTAERYNYRSNQWSLIAPMNVQRSDASATMLNDKIYITGGFNGQECMNSAEVYDPETNQWTLISAMRSRRSGVSCIAYHSCVYVIGGFNGISRMCSGEKYNPATNSWTQIPDMYNPRSNFAIEVIDDMIFAIGGFNGVTTIYHVECYDERTNEWYEATDMNIYRSALSACVIMGLPNVYDYIHKHRERLMEEKRQKLLALEVQRTQQQQQNQQNENNQIPPAPPLAQIDLDNDNQI; this is translated from the exons ATGGAGGTGGATCAAAATGCCAGCAACTCAGCACCAGACAACTGTAACACAAACGCACAGCGTTTGATCGCGGAAAACGGGGGTCGATGTATGAGTACGCAAGCGATGCAATCACTCTACGACCTTCGTCAGAACAACTTACTCTGCGACGCAGTACTTCGGCTCGAAGATGGCGGTATTTTTCCTATTCATAGAGCAATTCTGTCCGCCTGCAGCACCTACTTTAG AGCCCTCTTCACGACGACTCTTCACTCGCGTGAAAAAACTGACGTACTTTTACCAGGGGTGAACAGTCACATGATGAATTTACTGCTGGAATATGCTTACCTCCGTTCGTTAGAGGTAAACAGGGATAACGTGTGTCAACTCTTGGTCACTGCGGATTACTTGAGCATTCTTGGAGTTCTCGATCTCTGCTGTGACTATCTCAGACAGAATTTGGCACCAGAGAACTGTATTGGCGTGATGAGATTCGCCAGGGAGCATTTTTGCAAGGGATTGGAGACCGATGCCCACCGATACGTAATGCGGCACTTCGTACAG GTTGCACAGAAAAGTGATGAAGTGCTATTTTTACCGATATCCGAACTTCGCGAGCTGGTCGGAGCTGACGAGCTAAACGTCAAGAGCGAGGAAGCTGTGTGGGAGCTGGTTCTCAGGTGGATAAACCACGACCCTGATCCCCGAAAAGGGCACATTGTCGAACTGATGAAGAACATCCGCCTCGGACTGCTAGACACCCAGTTTTTCCTCGAGAACGTCAAGGATCATCCGTATGTAACCGGCAATGAGGCCTGCAGACCCATCATCATCGAGACGCTAAAGTTTCTCTACGACTTGGAGATGATTACGCAGAAGGACGGGGAAGTACCAACGCCAGAAATCGCCAGGCCAAGAGTTCCGCACGAGATATTATTTGCACTTGGTGGTTGGAGCGGTGGAAGCCCAACAAACTTCATCGAAACGTACGACACCCGAGCCGATCGTTGGGTCAAA GTCGAAGAAGTAGATCCAACGGGTCCGAGAGCTTACCATGGCACTGCAGTTGTCGGTTTCAATATCTACGTAATCGGGGGCTTCGACGGTATGGATTATTTCAACAGCTGTCGTTGTTTCAACGCTGTTAGCAAGGTGTGGCGAGAAGTTGCTCCCATGAATGCTAGAAG GTGCTACGTTAGCGTCGCAGTGCTGAACGATCTCGTCTACGCAATGGGAGGTTACGATGGTCATCACCGGCAGAACACAGCCGAACGGTACAATTATCGCAGCAATCAGTGGTCCCTTATCGCTCCGATGAACGTCCAGCGATCAGACGCGAGTGCAACGATGCTTAATG ACAAGATCTACATCACCGGTGGTTTCAATGGACAAGAGTGCATGAATTCGGCCGAGGTCTATGACCCGGAAACTAATCAGTGGACTCTTATATCCGCCATGAGATCCCGCAGAAGTGGCGTTTCATGCATAGCCTATCACAGCTGTGTTTATGTCATTG gtggTTTCAACGGTATATCCCGAATGTGTAGCGGCGAAAAATACAATCCAGCTACGAACAGCTGGACTCAGATACCCGACATGTACAATCCACGCAGCAATTTCGCCATTGAAGTTATAGACGACATGATTTTTGCGATCGGAGGCTTCAATGGAGTCACCACTATCTACCACGTCGAGTGTTACGATGAACGGACGAACGAGTG GTACGAAGCAACCGACATGAACATTTACCGTTCGGCTTTATCTGCTTGCGTTATCATGGGATTACCGAACGTTTATGACTATATCCATAAGCATCGTGAACGGCTGATGGAAGAAAAGAGGCAAAAGCTACTTGCTCTGGAGGTGCAAAGAacacaacagcagcaacaaaaTCAGCAGAACGAGAACAATCAAATACCACCAGCCCCACCTCTGGCGCAAATCGACCTTGACAATGATAATCAAATTTAA